A genomic window from Gossypium hirsutum isolate 1008001.06 chromosome D10, Gossypium_hirsutum_v2.1, whole genome shotgun sequence includes:
- the LOC107915802 gene encoding exocyst complex component SEC8 isoform X1, which yields MGIFDGFPLPPDKEYLRDDLLTVRESWAAARFDSLPHVVRILSSKDREGELGALKEQRDIVEDVVDEVVHAYHGGFNKAIQNYSQILRLFSESSESIEVLKVDLAESKKRLSARNKQLHQLWYRSVTLRHIISLLDQIEGIAKVPARIEKLISDKQYYAAVQLHIQSALMLEREGLQPVGALQDIRSDLSKLQGILFFKILEDLHAHLYNKGEFSSVASSMHEKDDEVPTTTVVAITANSLQPVSLSPVDGRSSYDGHDGDSSLEPNDERLNGGDGKDVKVHQIPLWLFNSTPDEFVETIKKSDAPIHVKYLQTMVECLSLLNKIAAASALICQRLRPTVHGIITSRIKAHSEFINSSVDKATRTGATSLHLMKGQLESYQLSKQKRQNGISLAGNLLAVSPVSPVMAPTGKAQAAAKELLNSILDSVVRIFGNHIVIGELIESKSSPQIDTKILKSMSTDAYLDSKASHFSIGFSLTVLQSECQQLICEILRATPEAASADAAVQTARLASKAPTKEKSDGSEDGLTFAFRFTDATLSVPNKGVEFKRQGGWSTKGSNVSQEGYGSAAVLPEQGMYLAASVYRPVHQFTERLASMLPKRYSQLGNDGLLAFVENFVKDHLLPTMFVDYRKSVQAAISSPAAFRPRAHNHASYASSIEKGRPVLQGLLAIDYLAKEVLGWAQAIPKFAADLMKYVQTFLERTYERCRTSYMEAVLEKQSYMIIGRHDIDKLMRLDPASACLPNAFSQSNVRNNSSGAGSIDVESELSDLLLNLRPIRQENLIRDNHKIVLLASLSYSLEYVADSIERLVQVSPQNVESGKPSQTSSSPARDLALSANEYRKLAIDCLKVLRVEMQLETIFHLQEMTHREYLENQDAEEPDDFVISLTAQITCGDEEIAPFVSGVKRNYIFGGICGTAANASIKALADFKSINLFGVQQICRNSIALEQTLAAIPSIDSEAAQQKLEHVRTYYELLNMTSEALLTFVTEHEHLFTPSEYINLLKVQIPGREVPLDAQDRMKEILSQ from the exons ATCTTGCGGTTATTCAGTGAATCTTCTGAAAGTATTGAAGTATTAAAGGTAGATTTGGCTGAGTCCAAGAAACGTCTTTCTGCACGCAATAAACAGTTGCATCAGTTGTGGTATCGATCTGTTACTTTGCGTCACATAATCTCCTTGCTAGATCAGATTGAGGGTATAGCTAAG GTTCCTGCTCGTATTGAGAAGCTCATTTCTGATAAGCAGTATTATGCTGCAGTTCAATTGCATATTCAGTCAGCATTGATGCTTGAGCGTGAGGGCCTTCAACCG GTTGGTGCTCTCCAAGACATTCGATCTGATCTGTCAAAGTTGCAAGGAATTCTGTTCTTCAAAATTTTGGAGGATTTGCATGCACATCTTTACAATAAGGGTGAATTCAG CTCAGTTGCTTCAAGCATGCATGAAAAGGATGATGAAGTGCCAACAACAACTGTTGTTGCAATCACTGCAAATAGTTTGCAACCTGTGTCTCTAAGTCCAGTTGATGGAAG GTCATCTTATGATGGTCATGATGGGGATAGTTCTTTGGAGCCAAATGATGAAAGGCTTAATGGTGGTGATGGAAAGGATGTCAAAGTCCATCAAATCCCATTGTGGCTTTTTAATTCCACTCCTGATGAATTTGTT GAAACAATTAAAAAGAGTGATGCTCCAATTCACGTGAAATATTTGCAGACCATGGTGGAGTGCCTCAGCTTACTTAACAAAATAGCTGCAGCTAGTGCTTTAATATG TCAAAGATTGCGACCCACTGTTCATGGGATTATCACATCCAGGATTAAAGCCCATTCAGAATTCATAAATTCTTCAGTTGATAAAGCTACTCGAACTGGTGCGACCAGTCTCCATCTTATGAAGGGACAGTTAGAAAGCTATCAGTTATCCAAACAAAAGCGTCAGAATGGGATATCATTGGCTGGGAATCTGTTAGCAGTGAGCCCTGTCTCACCTGTGATGGCTCCTACAGGAAAAGCACAGGCTGCTGCAAAAGAGCTTCTTAATTCAATTCTGGACTCTGTTGTTCGGATATTTG GAAATCATATTGTTATTGGAGAGCTTATTGAGTCGAAATCTTCCCCGCAAATTGATACAAAGATTCTAAAATCGATGTCAACAGATGCATACCTTGATTCTAAAGCATCTCATTTTAGTATTGGCTTTTCATTGACAGTTTTACAG AGTGAATGCCAGCAACTCATATGTGAGATTCTTCGAGCAACCCCTGAGGCTGCATCTGCAGACGCTGCTGTACAAACTGCCAGGCTTGCTAGCAAGGCTCCTACAAAAGAAAAGAG TGATGGGTCAGAAGATGGCCTCACTTTTGCTTTCCGTTTCACAGATGCCACCTTATCAGTTCCTAACAAGG GAGTTGAATTTAAACGCCAGGGGGGATGGAGTACGAAGGGTTCCAATGTCTCACAAGAAGGCTATGGCTCTGCAGCTGTCTTGCCTGAGCAAGGCATGTATCTAGCGGCATCTGTATACCGGCCTGTTCATCAG TTTACAGAAAGGCTTGCTTCAATGCTGCCAAAAAGGTATTCCCAGCTTGG GAATGATGGATTGCTAGCCTTCGTGGAGAACTTTGTGAAAGACCACCTTTTACCAACTATGTTTGTTGACTACCGGAAAAGCGTACAAGCAGCTATATCAA GTCCCGCTGCATTTCGGCCACGGGCTCATAATCATGCTTCATATGCTTCATCCATTGAGAAGGGTCGACCTGTCTTGCAGGGGCTTTTGGCCATTGATTACTTAGCAAAAGAG GTTCTTGGTTGGGCTCAAGCAATCCCTAAATTTGCTGCTGACCTTATGAAGTATGTGCAAACTTTTCTCGAACGAACATATGAGAGATGTCGTACCTCATACATGGAG GCAGTTCTTGAGAAACAGAGTTACATGATCATTGGGAGGCATGATATTGATAAATTGATGCGACTTGATCCAGCTAGTGCATGTTTACCCAATGCATTTAGTCAGTCAAATGTGAGAAATAATTCTTCTGGTGCTGGAAGCATTGACGTGGAATCAGAACTGAGTGACCTTCTCCTAAATTTGCGTCCTATTAGACAG GAGAACCTAATTCGTGATAACCATAAAATTGTTTTGCTGGCATCCTTGAGTTATTCATTGGAGTATGTAGCAGACTCAATTGAAAG ACTTGTACAAGTGTCCCCACAAAATGTGGAGAGTGGCAAGCCTAGCCAAACAAGCAGTTCCCCTGCTAGGGATCTGGCATTGTCTGCAAACGAGTACAGAAAACTAGCAATTGATTGCTTGAAAGTTTTACGCGTGGAGATGCAGTTGGAGACAATTTTCCACCTGCAG GAAATGACACATAGGGAATACCTGGAAAACCAAGATGCAGAAGAGCCTGATGATTTTGTTATTTCACTTACTGCACAG ATAACATGCGGGGATGAAGAAATTGCGCCTTTTGTTTCTGGAGTAAAGCGGAATTACATATTTGGTGGAATATGTGGTACTGCTGCAAATGCATCCATTAAG GCTTTGGCCGACTTTAAATCTATCAACCTGTTTGGAGTTCAGCAGATATGTCGGAATTCAATTGCTCTAGAACAG ACTCTTGCAGCAATCCCTTCAATTGACAGTGAAGCTGCACAGCAGAAGTTAGAGCATGTTCGAACCTATTATGAACTATTAAATATGACATCCGAG GCCTTGCTCACCTTCGTTACAGAGCATGAGCACTTGTTTACACCTTCAGA GTACATTAATCTTCTAAAAGTTCAGATCCCCGGAAGAGAGGTACCTCTCGATGCACAAGACCGAATGAAAGAAATTTTGTCCCAGTAG
- the LOC107915802 gene encoding exocyst complex component SEC8 isoform X2, translating to MGIFDGFPLPPDKEYLRDDLLTVRESWAAARFDSLPHVVRILSSKDREGELGALKEQRDIVEDVVDEVVHAYHGGFNKAIQNYSQILRLFSESSESIEVLKVDLAESKKRLSARNKQLHQLWYRSVTLRHIISLLDQIEGIAKVPARIEKLISDKQYYAAVQLHIQSALMLEREGLQPVGALQDIRSDLSKLQGILFFKILEDLHAHLYNKGEFSSVASSMHEKDDEVPTTTVVAITANSLQPVSLSPVDGRSSYDGHDGDSSLEPNDERLNGGDGKDVKVHQIPLWLFNSTPDEFVETIKKSDAPIHVKYLQTMVECLSLLNKIAAASALICQRLRPTVHGIITSRIKAHSEFINSSVDKATRTGATSLHLMKGQLESYQLSKQKRQNGISLAGNLLAVSPVSPVMAPTGKAQAAAKELLNSILDSVVRIFGNHIVIGELIESKSSPQIDTKILKSMSTDAYLDSKASHFSIGFSLTVLQSECQQLICEILRATPEAASADAAVQTARLASKAPTKEKSDGSEDGLTFAFRFTDATLSVPNKGVEFKRQGGWSTKGSNVSQEGYGSAAVLPEQGMYLAASVYRPVHQFTERLASMLPKRYSQLGNDGLLAFVENFVKDHLLPTMFVDYRKSVQAAISSPAAFRPRAHNHASYASSIEKGRPVLQGLLAIDYLAKEVLGWAQAIPKFAADLMKYVQTFLERTYERCRTSYMEAVLEKQSYMIIGRHDIDKLMRLDPASACLPNAFSQSNVRNNSSGAGSIDVESELSDLLLNLRPIRQENLIRDNHKIVLLASLSYSLEYVADSIERLVQVSPQNVESGKPSQTSSSPARDLALSANEYRKLAIDCLKVLRVEMQLETIFHLQEMTHREYLENQDAEEPDDFVISLTAQNDRVWLLA from the exons ATCTTGCGGTTATTCAGTGAATCTTCTGAAAGTATTGAAGTATTAAAGGTAGATTTGGCTGAGTCCAAGAAACGTCTTTCTGCACGCAATAAACAGTTGCATCAGTTGTGGTATCGATCTGTTACTTTGCGTCACATAATCTCCTTGCTAGATCAGATTGAGGGTATAGCTAAG GTTCCTGCTCGTATTGAGAAGCTCATTTCTGATAAGCAGTATTATGCTGCAGTTCAATTGCATATTCAGTCAGCATTGATGCTTGAGCGTGAGGGCCTTCAACCG GTTGGTGCTCTCCAAGACATTCGATCTGATCTGTCAAAGTTGCAAGGAATTCTGTTCTTCAAAATTTTGGAGGATTTGCATGCACATCTTTACAATAAGGGTGAATTCAG CTCAGTTGCTTCAAGCATGCATGAAAAGGATGATGAAGTGCCAACAACAACTGTTGTTGCAATCACTGCAAATAGTTTGCAACCTGTGTCTCTAAGTCCAGTTGATGGAAG GTCATCTTATGATGGTCATGATGGGGATAGTTCTTTGGAGCCAAATGATGAAAGGCTTAATGGTGGTGATGGAAAGGATGTCAAAGTCCATCAAATCCCATTGTGGCTTTTTAATTCCACTCCTGATGAATTTGTT GAAACAATTAAAAAGAGTGATGCTCCAATTCACGTGAAATATTTGCAGACCATGGTGGAGTGCCTCAGCTTACTTAACAAAATAGCTGCAGCTAGTGCTTTAATATG TCAAAGATTGCGACCCACTGTTCATGGGATTATCACATCCAGGATTAAAGCCCATTCAGAATTCATAAATTCTTCAGTTGATAAAGCTACTCGAACTGGTGCGACCAGTCTCCATCTTATGAAGGGACAGTTAGAAAGCTATCAGTTATCCAAACAAAAGCGTCAGAATGGGATATCATTGGCTGGGAATCTGTTAGCAGTGAGCCCTGTCTCACCTGTGATGGCTCCTACAGGAAAAGCACAGGCTGCTGCAAAAGAGCTTCTTAATTCAATTCTGGACTCTGTTGTTCGGATATTTG GAAATCATATTGTTATTGGAGAGCTTATTGAGTCGAAATCTTCCCCGCAAATTGATACAAAGATTCTAAAATCGATGTCAACAGATGCATACCTTGATTCTAAAGCATCTCATTTTAGTATTGGCTTTTCATTGACAGTTTTACAG AGTGAATGCCAGCAACTCATATGTGAGATTCTTCGAGCAACCCCTGAGGCTGCATCTGCAGACGCTGCTGTACAAACTGCCAGGCTTGCTAGCAAGGCTCCTACAAAAGAAAAGAG TGATGGGTCAGAAGATGGCCTCACTTTTGCTTTCCGTTTCACAGATGCCACCTTATCAGTTCCTAACAAGG GAGTTGAATTTAAACGCCAGGGGGGATGGAGTACGAAGGGTTCCAATGTCTCACAAGAAGGCTATGGCTCTGCAGCTGTCTTGCCTGAGCAAGGCATGTATCTAGCGGCATCTGTATACCGGCCTGTTCATCAG TTTACAGAAAGGCTTGCTTCAATGCTGCCAAAAAGGTATTCCCAGCTTGG GAATGATGGATTGCTAGCCTTCGTGGAGAACTTTGTGAAAGACCACCTTTTACCAACTATGTTTGTTGACTACCGGAAAAGCGTACAAGCAGCTATATCAA GTCCCGCTGCATTTCGGCCACGGGCTCATAATCATGCTTCATATGCTTCATCCATTGAGAAGGGTCGACCTGTCTTGCAGGGGCTTTTGGCCATTGATTACTTAGCAAAAGAG GTTCTTGGTTGGGCTCAAGCAATCCCTAAATTTGCTGCTGACCTTATGAAGTATGTGCAAACTTTTCTCGAACGAACATATGAGAGATGTCGTACCTCATACATGGAG GCAGTTCTTGAGAAACAGAGTTACATGATCATTGGGAGGCATGATATTGATAAATTGATGCGACTTGATCCAGCTAGTGCATGTTTACCCAATGCATTTAGTCAGTCAAATGTGAGAAATAATTCTTCTGGTGCTGGAAGCATTGACGTGGAATCAGAACTGAGTGACCTTCTCCTAAATTTGCGTCCTATTAGACAG GAGAACCTAATTCGTGATAACCATAAAATTGTTTTGCTGGCATCCTTGAGTTATTCATTGGAGTATGTAGCAGACTCAATTGAAAG ACTTGTACAAGTGTCCCCACAAAATGTGGAGAGTGGCAAGCCTAGCCAAACAAGCAGTTCCCCTGCTAGGGATCTGGCATTGTCTGCAAACGAGTACAGAAAACTAGCAATTGATTGCTTGAAAGTTTTACGCGTGGAGATGCAGTTGGAGACAATTTTCCACCTGCAG GAAATGACACATAGGGAATACCTGGAAAACCAAGATGCAGAAGAGCCTGATGATTTTGTTATTTCACTTACTGCACAG AATGATAGAGTTTGGCTGCTGGCTTAA
- the LOC107915802 gene encoding exocyst complex component SEC8 isoform X3: MLEREGLQPVGALQDIRSDLSKLQGILFFKILEDLHAHLYNKGEFSSVASSMHEKDDEVPTTTVVAITANSLQPVSLSPVDGRSSYDGHDGDSSLEPNDERLNGGDGKDVKVHQIPLWLFNSTPDEFVETIKKSDAPIHVKYLQTMVECLSLLNKIAAASALICQRLRPTVHGIITSRIKAHSEFINSSVDKATRTGATSLHLMKGQLESYQLSKQKRQNGISLAGNLLAVSPVSPVMAPTGKAQAAAKELLNSILDSVVRIFGNHIVIGELIESKSSPQIDTKILKSMSTDAYLDSKASHFSIGFSLTVLQSECQQLICEILRATPEAASADAAVQTARLASKAPTKEKSDGSEDGLTFAFRFTDATLSVPNKGVEFKRQGGWSTKGSNVSQEGYGSAAVLPEQGMYLAASVYRPVHQFTERLASMLPKRYSQLGNDGLLAFVENFVKDHLLPTMFVDYRKSVQAAISSPAAFRPRAHNHASYASSIEKGRPVLQGLLAIDYLAKEVLGWAQAIPKFAADLMKYVQTFLERTYERCRTSYMEAVLEKQSYMIIGRHDIDKLMRLDPASACLPNAFSQSNVRNNSSGAGSIDVESELSDLLLNLRPIRQENLIRDNHKIVLLASLSYSLEYVADSIERLVQVSPQNVESGKPSQTSSSPARDLALSANEYRKLAIDCLKVLRVEMQLETIFHLQEMTHREYLENQDAEEPDDFVISLTAQITCGDEEIAPFVSGVKRNYIFGGICGTAANASIKALADFKSINLFGVQQICRNSIALEQTLAAIPSIDSEAAQQKLEHVRTYYELLNMTSEALLTFVTEHEHLFTPSEYINLLKVQIPGREVPLDAQDRMKEILSQ; the protein is encoded by the exons ATGCTTGAGCGTGAGGGCCTTCAACCG GTTGGTGCTCTCCAAGACATTCGATCTGATCTGTCAAAGTTGCAAGGAATTCTGTTCTTCAAAATTTTGGAGGATTTGCATGCACATCTTTACAATAAGGGTGAATTCAG CTCAGTTGCTTCAAGCATGCATGAAAAGGATGATGAAGTGCCAACAACAACTGTTGTTGCAATCACTGCAAATAGTTTGCAACCTGTGTCTCTAAGTCCAGTTGATGGAAG GTCATCTTATGATGGTCATGATGGGGATAGTTCTTTGGAGCCAAATGATGAAAGGCTTAATGGTGGTGATGGAAAGGATGTCAAAGTCCATCAAATCCCATTGTGGCTTTTTAATTCCACTCCTGATGAATTTGTT GAAACAATTAAAAAGAGTGATGCTCCAATTCACGTGAAATATTTGCAGACCATGGTGGAGTGCCTCAGCTTACTTAACAAAATAGCTGCAGCTAGTGCTTTAATATG TCAAAGATTGCGACCCACTGTTCATGGGATTATCACATCCAGGATTAAAGCCCATTCAGAATTCATAAATTCTTCAGTTGATAAAGCTACTCGAACTGGTGCGACCAGTCTCCATCTTATGAAGGGACAGTTAGAAAGCTATCAGTTATCCAAACAAAAGCGTCAGAATGGGATATCATTGGCTGGGAATCTGTTAGCAGTGAGCCCTGTCTCACCTGTGATGGCTCCTACAGGAAAAGCACAGGCTGCTGCAAAAGAGCTTCTTAATTCAATTCTGGACTCTGTTGTTCGGATATTTG GAAATCATATTGTTATTGGAGAGCTTATTGAGTCGAAATCTTCCCCGCAAATTGATACAAAGATTCTAAAATCGATGTCAACAGATGCATACCTTGATTCTAAAGCATCTCATTTTAGTATTGGCTTTTCATTGACAGTTTTACAG AGTGAATGCCAGCAACTCATATGTGAGATTCTTCGAGCAACCCCTGAGGCTGCATCTGCAGACGCTGCTGTACAAACTGCCAGGCTTGCTAGCAAGGCTCCTACAAAAGAAAAGAG TGATGGGTCAGAAGATGGCCTCACTTTTGCTTTCCGTTTCACAGATGCCACCTTATCAGTTCCTAACAAGG GAGTTGAATTTAAACGCCAGGGGGGATGGAGTACGAAGGGTTCCAATGTCTCACAAGAAGGCTATGGCTCTGCAGCTGTCTTGCCTGAGCAAGGCATGTATCTAGCGGCATCTGTATACCGGCCTGTTCATCAG TTTACAGAAAGGCTTGCTTCAATGCTGCCAAAAAGGTATTCCCAGCTTGG GAATGATGGATTGCTAGCCTTCGTGGAGAACTTTGTGAAAGACCACCTTTTACCAACTATGTTTGTTGACTACCGGAAAAGCGTACAAGCAGCTATATCAA GTCCCGCTGCATTTCGGCCACGGGCTCATAATCATGCTTCATATGCTTCATCCATTGAGAAGGGTCGACCTGTCTTGCAGGGGCTTTTGGCCATTGATTACTTAGCAAAAGAG GTTCTTGGTTGGGCTCAAGCAATCCCTAAATTTGCTGCTGACCTTATGAAGTATGTGCAAACTTTTCTCGAACGAACATATGAGAGATGTCGTACCTCATACATGGAG GCAGTTCTTGAGAAACAGAGTTACATGATCATTGGGAGGCATGATATTGATAAATTGATGCGACTTGATCCAGCTAGTGCATGTTTACCCAATGCATTTAGTCAGTCAAATGTGAGAAATAATTCTTCTGGTGCTGGAAGCATTGACGTGGAATCAGAACTGAGTGACCTTCTCCTAAATTTGCGTCCTATTAGACAG GAGAACCTAATTCGTGATAACCATAAAATTGTTTTGCTGGCATCCTTGAGTTATTCATTGGAGTATGTAGCAGACTCAATTGAAAG ACTTGTACAAGTGTCCCCACAAAATGTGGAGAGTGGCAAGCCTAGCCAAACAAGCAGTTCCCCTGCTAGGGATCTGGCATTGTCTGCAAACGAGTACAGAAAACTAGCAATTGATTGCTTGAAAGTTTTACGCGTGGAGATGCAGTTGGAGACAATTTTCCACCTGCAG GAAATGACACATAGGGAATACCTGGAAAACCAAGATGCAGAAGAGCCTGATGATTTTGTTATTTCACTTACTGCACAG ATAACATGCGGGGATGAAGAAATTGCGCCTTTTGTTTCTGGAGTAAAGCGGAATTACATATTTGGTGGAATATGTGGTACTGCTGCAAATGCATCCATTAAG GCTTTGGCCGACTTTAAATCTATCAACCTGTTTGGAGTTCAGCAGATATGTCGGAATTCAATTGCTCTAGAACAG ACTCTTGCAGCAATCCCTTCAATTGACAGTGAAGCTGCACAGCAGAAGTTAGAGCATGTTCGAACCTATTATGAACTATTAAATATGACATCCGAG GCCTTGCTCACCTTCGTTACAGAGCATGAGCACTTGTTTACACCTTCAGA GTACATTAATCTTCTAAAAGTTCAGATCCCCGGAAGAGAGGTACCTCTCGATGCACAAGACCGAATGAAAGAAATTTTGTCCCAGTAG